One part of the Eubalaena glacialis isolate mEubGla1 chromosome 19, mEubGla1.1.hap2.+ XY, whole genome shotgun sequence genome encodes these proteins:
- the CASKIN2 gene encoding caskin-2 isoform X2, with the protein MGREQDLILAVKNGDVTGVQKLVAKVKATKTKLLGSTKRLNINYQDADGFSALHHAALGGSLELIALLLEAQATVDIKDSNGMRPLHYAAWQGRLEPVRLLLRASAAVNAASLDGQIPLHLAAQYGHYEVSEMLLQHQSNPCLVNKAKKTPLDLACEFGRLKVAQLLLNSHLCVALLEGEAKDPCDPNYTTPLHLAAKNGHREVIRQLLRAGIEINRQTKTGTALHEAALYGKTEVVRLLLEGGVDVNIRNTYNQTALDIVNQFTTSQASREIKQLLREASGILKVRALKDFWNLHDPTALNVRAGDVITVLEQHPDGRWKGHIHESQRGTDRVGYFPPGIVEVVSKRVGVLAPRLPSASTTLRPGLSRTPQPPADDPLHPLTYGQLPRVGLSPDSPAGDRNSVGSEGSVGSIRSAGSGQSSEGTNGHSTGLLIENAQPLPSAGEDQVLPGLHPPSLADNPNHRPLANYRSGELLFTQDVRPEQLLEGKDAQAIHNWLSEFQLEGYTAHFLQAGYDVPTISRMTPEDLTAIGVTKPGHRKKIASEIAQLSIAEWLPNYIPADLLEWLCALGLPQYHKQLVSSGYDSMGLVADLTWEELQEIGVNKLGHQKKLMLGVKRLAELRRGLLQGEAPGDGGRRLARGPELMAIEGLENGDGPAVAGPRLLTFQGSELSSELQAAMAGGGPEPLPLPPARSPSQESIGARSRGSGHSQEQPASQPSGGDPSTPQERNLPEGTERPPKLCSPLPGQGAPPYVFMYPQGSPSSPAPGPPPGAPRAFSYLAGPLATPPDPPRPKRRSHSLSRPSPAEGEAEGEAEGPVDSALGSYATLTRRPGRSALARTSPSPTPTRGAPRSQSFALRARRKGPPPPPPKRLSSVSGPTLEPPPPPDGSPAPKEGAPGPRRRTLSEPTGPSEPPGLPAPAGATSDTEEEDPGHEGTPPSRGSSGEGLPFAEEGNLTIKQRPKPAGPPPRETPVPAGLDFNLTESDTVKRRPKCREREPLQTALLAFGVASATPGPPTPLSSQTPGESPLASASPPRPDPSSLPNPGAPAPLSPSPPTQPPVAPCPGPALENSRRPGEMEPPAPPAALLKVPGAGTAPKPVSVACTQLAFSGPKLAPRLGPRPVPPPRPENTGATGPGRAQQRLEQTSSSLAAALRAAEKSIGAEEREGPPGTSTKHILDDISTMFDALANQLDAMLD; encoded by the exons ATGGGTCGAGAACAGGACCTGATCCTCGCTGTCAAGAATGGAGATGTGACTGGTGTGCAGAAACTGGTGGCTAAGGTCAAGGCCACAAAGACAA AGCTCCTTGGCTCCACGAAGAGACTCAACATCAACTACCAGGATGCTGATGG ATTCTCGGCTCTCCACCACGCCGCCCTGGGGGGCAGCCTGGAGCTCATAGCCTTGCTGCTGGAGGCTCAGGCCACCGTTGACATCAAGGACAGCAATG GCATGCGACCGCTGCACTACGCAGCCTGGCAGGGCCGGCTGGAGCCCGTGAGGCTGCTACTGCGGGCCTCTGCGGCCGTGAACGCCGCCTCGCTGGATGGGCAGATCCCGCTGCACCTGGCTGCCCAGTACGGACACTATGAAGTG TCAGAAATGCTCCTCCAGCATCAGTCCAACCCGTGCCTGGTCAACAAGGCCAAGAAGACGCCCTTGGACCTGGCCTGCGAATTTGGACGGCTCAAG GTGGCCCAGCTGTTACTGAACAGCCACTTATGTGTGGCACTGCTGGAGGGTGAGGCCAAGGACCCGTGTGACCCCAACTATACCACACCCCTGCACTTGGCTGCCAAGAACGGCCACAGAGAGGTCATCAG GCAGCTCCTGAGAGCTGGGATTGAGATCAACCGCCAGACCAAGACAGGCACGGCACTCCATGAGGCCGCGCTGTATGGCAAGACCGAGGTGGTGCGGCTGCTCCTGGAG GGTGGGGTGGACGTGAACATCCGGAACACGTATAACCAGACTGCGCTGGACATTGTGAATCAGTTCACCACCTCCCAGGCCAGCCGGGAAATCAAGCAGCTACTGCGGG aGGCCTCAGGGATCCTGAAGGTCCGAGCACTCAAGGATTTCTGGAACCTCCACGATCCCACTGCCCTCAATGTCCGGGCAGGGGACGTCATCACG GTGCTTGAGCAGCATCCCGACGGCCGCTGGAAGGGCCACATCCATGAGAGCCAGAGGGGCACGGACCGTGTGGGCTACTTTCCCCCGGGCATCGTTGAAGTGGTCAGCAAGCGGGTGGGCGTCCTTGCACCCCGCCTCCCCTCTGCGTCCACCACCCTGCGCCCAGGCCTCTCCAGGACACCACAGCCCCCTGCTGATGACCCCCTGCACCCCCTTACCTATGGCCAGCTGCCTCGGGTGGGCCTCAGCCCAGACAGCCCAG CAGGTGACAGGAACAGTGTGGGCAGCGAGGGCAGCGTGGGCAGCATCCGCAGTGCCGGCAGCGGACAGAGTTCCGAGGGCACCAACGGCCACAGCACCGGCCTCCTTATTGAGAATGCccag CCACTGCCCTCTGCTGGAGAGGACCAGGTGCTGCCAGGACTGCACCCCCCGTCCCTGGCAG ACAACCCAAACCACCGCCCTCTGGCCAACTACCGCTCCGGGGAGCTGCTCTTCACCCAGGACGTGAGGCCGGAGCAGCTGCTGGAGGGGAAG GACGCTCAGGCCATTCATAACTGGCTCAGCGAGTTCCAGCTGGAGGGCTACACTGCCCACTTTCTGCAGGCTGGCTATGACGTGCCAACTATCAGCCGCATGACACCCGAG GACCTGACGGCCATCGGGGTGACCAAGCCCGGGCACAGGAAGAAGATCGCCTCAGAGATCGCCCAGCTCAGCATCGCCGAGTGGTTACCCAACTACATTCCG GCAGACCTGCTGGAGTGGCTGTGCGCGCTGGGGCTGCCGCAGTACCACAAGCAGCTGGTGAGCAGCGGCTACGATTCCATGGGGCTGGTGGCCGACCTCACTTGGGAGGAGCTGCAGGAGATCGGAGTCAACAAGCTCG GTCATCAGAAGAAGCTCATGCTGGGGGTGAAGCGGCTGGCTGAGCTGCGGCGGGGCCTACTGCAGGGGGAGGCCCCAGGTGACGGCGGCCGCCGGCTGGCCAGGGGCCCGGAGCTGATGGCCATCGAGGGGCTGGAGAATGGGGACGGTCCGGCTGTGGCTGGCCCGCGCCTCCTCACCTTCCAGGGCAGCGAGCTGAGCTCAGAGCTACAGGCGGCCATGGCAGGGGGTGGCCCTGAGCcgctccccctgccccctgcccgctCCCCCAGCCAGGAGAGCATTGGGGCACGCTCACGGGGGTCCGGGCACTCGCAGGAAcagcctgcctcccagcccaGTGGCGGAGACCCCAGCACCCCACAGGAGAGGAATCTTCCAGAGGGCACAGAGCGGCCCCCTAAGCTTTGTTCCCCACTTCCTGGCCAAGGGGCCCCCCCTTATGTTTTTATGTACCCCCAGGGCTCgccctccagcccagccccagggccGCCTCCTGGCGCACCCCGGGCCTTCTCCTACTTGGCCGGCCCGCTGGCCACTCCTCCAGACCCGCCTCGGCCCAAGCGCCGGTCCCACAGCCTGAGCCGCCCCAGCCCGGCCGAGGGGGAAGCCGAGGGGGAGGCCGAAGGGCCAGTGGATAGTGCCTTGGGCAGTTACGCCACCCTCACTCGGCGACCAGGACGCAGCGCCCTCGCCCGGACCAGCCCCAGCCCGACCCCAACCCGAGGGGCGCCCCGCAGCCAGTCCTTCGCCCTGCGGGCCCGCCGCAaaggccccccgcccccgccccccaagcGCCTCAGCTCCGTCTCCGGCCCCACGctggagccgccgccgccgccagatGGAAGCCCGGCACCCAAGGAGGGGGCCCCGGGGCCCCGGAGGCGAACACTCAGCGAACCCACGGGCCCCTCGGAGCCCCCCGGCCTGCCCGCCCCAGCTGGCGCCACATCGGACACAGAGGAGGAGGACCCAGGGCACGAGGGGACACCCCCGTCTCGGGGCAGCTCAGGGGAGGGGCTCCCGTTCGCGGAGGAGGGGAACCTGACGATCAAACAGAGGCCCAAGCCAGCGGGCCCCCCACCCCGGGAGACGCCCGTGCCTGCTGGCCTCGACTTCAACCTCACAGAGTCAGACACTGTTAAGCGGAGGCCCAAATGCCGGGAGAGGGAGCCACTGCAGACAGCACTCCTGGCCTTCGGGGTGGCCAGCGCCACGCCTGGCCCCCCTACCCCCCTGTCCTCGCAGACCCCCGGCGAGTCCCCCTTGGCCTCTGCCAGCCCTCCCCGGCCTGACCCTAGCAGCCTCCCAAACCCCGGAGCTCCAGCCCCTCTCTCTCCCAGCCCCCCGACCCAGCCCCCCGTGGCTCCCTGCCCTGGGCCAGCTCTGGAAAACAGTCGGCGGCCCGGGGAGATGGAGCCCCCGGCTCCCCCTGCTGCCCTCCTCAAGGTGCCCGGAGCAG GAACAGCCCCCAAGCCTGTGTCTGTGGCCTGCACCCAGCTGGCATTTTCTGGCCCCAAGCTGGCTCCCCGGCTCGGCCCCCGCCCTGTGCCCCCTCCAAGGCCAGAGAACACTGGGGCCACAGGCCCAGGCCGGGCCCAGCAGAGACTGGAGCAGACCAGCTCATCCCTGGCAGCTGCGTTGCGGGCCGCGGAGAAGAGCATTGGTGCTGAGGAGCGAGAGGG CCCCCCGGGCACCTCCACCAAGCACATCCTGGATGACATCAGCACCATGTTCGACGCCCTGGCTAACCAGCTGGATGCCATGCTGGATTGA
- the CASKIN2 gene encoding caskin-2 isoform X1, which produces MGREQDLILAVKNGDVTGVQKLVAKVKATKTKLLGSTKRLNINYQDADGFSALHHAALGGSLELIALLLEAQATVDIKDSNGKEVEVTSPLQGHQIIRGGQGMRPLHYAAWQGRLEPVRLLLRASAAVNAASLDGQIPLHLAAQYGHYEVSEMLLQHQSNPCLVNKAKKTPLDLACEFGRLKVAQLLLNSHLCVALLEGEAKDPCDPNYTTPLHLAAKNGHREVIRQLLRAGIEINRQTKTGTALHEAALYGKTEVVRLLLEGGVDVNIRNTYNQTALDIVNQFTTSQASREIKQLLREASGILKVRALKDFWNLHDPTALNVRAGDVITVLEQHPDGRWKGHIHESQRGTDRVGYFPPGIVEVVSKRVGVLAPRLPSASTTLRPGLSRTPQPPADDPLHPLTYGQLPRVGLSPDSPAGDRNSVGSEGSVGSIRSAGSGQSSEGTNGHSTGLLIENAQPLPSAGEDQVLPGLHPPSLADNPNHRPLANYRSGELLFTQDVRPEQLLEGKDAQAIHNWLSEFQLEGYTAHFLQAGYDVPTISRMTPEDLTAIGVTKPGHRKKIASEIAQLSIAEWLPNYIPADLLEWLCALGLPQYHKQLVSSGYDSMGLVADLTWEELQEIGVNKLGHQKKLMLGVKRLAELRRGLLQGEAPGDGGRRLARGPELMAIEGLENGDGPAVAGPRLLTFQGSELSSELQAAMAGGGPEPLPLPPARSPSQESIGARSRGSGHSQEQPASQPSGGDPSTPQERNLPEGTERPPKLCSPLPGQGAPPYVFMYPQGSPSSPAPGPPPGAPRAFSYLAGPLATPPDPPRPKRRSHSLSRPSPAEGEAEGEAEGPVDSALGSYATLTRRPGRSALARTSPSPTPTRGAPRSQSFALRARRKGPPPPPPKRLSSVSGPTLEPPPPPDGSPAPKEGAPGPRRRTLSEPTGPSEPPGLPAPAGATSDTEEEDPGHEGTPPSRGSSGEGLPFAEEGNLTIKQRPKPAGPPPRETPVPAGLDFNLTESDTVKRRPKCREREPLQTALLAFGVASATPGPPTPLSSQTPGESPLASASPPRPDPSSLPNPGAPAPLSPSPPTQPPVAPCPGPALENSRRPGEMEPPAPPAALLKVPGAGTAPKPVSVACTQLAFSGPKLAPRLGPRPVPPPRPENTGATGPGRAQQRLEQTSSSLAAALRAAEKSIGAEEREGPPGTSTKHILDDISTMFDALANQLDAMLD; this is translated from the exons ATGGGTCGAGAACAGGACCTGATCCTCGCTGTCAAGAATGGAGATGTGACTGGTGTGCAGAAACTGGTGGCTAAGGTCAAGGCCACAAAGACAA AGCTCCTTGGCTCCACGAAGAGACTCAACATCAACTACCAGGATGCTGATGG ATTCTCGGCTCTCCACCACGCCGCCCTGGGGGGCAGCCTGGAGCTCATAGCCTTGCTGCTGGAGGCTCAGGCCACCGTTGACATCAAGGACAGCAATG GTAAGGAAGTTGAGGTCACATCACCGTTACAAGGTCACCAGATCATCCGTGGTGGACAAG GCATGCGACCGCTGCACTACGCAGCCTGGCAGGGCCGGCTGGAGCCCGTGAGGCTGCTACTGCGGGCCTCTGCGGCCGTGAACGCCGCCTCGCTGGATGGGCAGATCCCGCTGCACCTGGCTGCCCAGTACGGACACTATGAAGTG TCAGAAATGCTCCTCCAGCATCAGTCCAACCCGTGCCTGGTCAACAAGGCCAAGAAGACGCCCTTGGACCTGGCCTGCGAATTTGGACGGCTCAAG GTGGCCCAGCTGTTACTGAACAGCCACTTATGTGTGGCACTGCTGGAGGGTGAGGCCAAGGACCCGTGTGACCCCAACTATACCACACCCCTGCACTTGGCTGCCAAGAACGGCCACAGAGAGGTCATCAG GCAGCTCCTGAGAGCTGGGATTGAGATCAACCGCCAGACCAAGACAGGCACGGCACTCCATGAGGCCGCGCTGTATGGCAAGACCGAGGTGGTGCGGCTGCTCCTGGAG GGTGGGGTGGACGTGAACATCCGGAACACGTATAACCAGACTGCGCTGGACATTGTGAATCAGTTCACCACCTCCCAGGCCAGCCGGGAAATCAAGCAGCTACTGCGGG aGGCCTCAGGGATCCTGAAGGTCCGAGCACTCAAGGATTTCTGGAACCTCCACGATCCCACTGCCCTCAATGTCCGGGCAGGGGACGTCATCACG GTGCTTGAGCAGCATCCCGACGGCCGCTGGAAGGGCCACATCCATGAGAGCCAGAGGGGCACGGACCGTGTGGGCTACTTTCCCCCGGGCATCGTTGAAGTGGTCAGCAAGCGGGTGGGCGTCCTTGCACCCCGCCTCCCCTCTGCGTCCACCACCCTGCGCCCAGGCCTCTCCAGGACACCACAGCCCCCTGCTGATGACCCCCTGCACCCCCTTACCTATGGCCAGCTGCCTCGGGTGGGCCTCAGCCCAGACAGCCCAG CAGGTGACAGGAACAGTGTGGGCAGCGAGGGCAGCGTGGGCAGCATCCGCAGTGCCGGCAGCGGACAGAGTTCCGAGGGCACCAACGGCCACAGCACCGGCCTCCTTATTGAGAATGCccag CCACTGCCCTCTGCTGGAGAGGACCAGGTGCTGCCAGGACTGCACCCCCCGTCCCTGGCAG ACAACCCAAACCACCGCCCTCTGGCCAACTACCGCTCCGGGGAGCTGCTCTTCACCCAGGACGTGAGGCCGGAGCAGCTGCTGGAGGGGAAG GACGCTCAGGCCATTCATAACTGGCTCAGCGAGTTCCAGCTGGAGGGCTACACTGCCCACTTTCTGCAGGCTGGCTATGACGTGCCAACTATCAGCCGCATGACACCCGAG GACCTGACGGCCATCGGGGTGACCAAGCCCGGGCACAGGAAGAAGATCGCCTCAGAGATCGCCCAGCTCAGCATCGCCGAGTGGTTACCCAACTACATTCCG GCAGACCTGCTGGAGTGGCTGTGCGCGCTGGGGCTGCCGCAGTACCACAAGCAGCTGGTGAGCAGCGGCTACGATTCCATGGGGCTGGTGGCCGACCTCACTTGGGAGGAGCTGCAGGAGATCGGAGTCAACAAGCTCG GTCATCAGAAGAAGCTCATGCTGGGGGTGAAGCGGCTGGCTGAGCTGCGGCGGGGCCTACTGCAGGGGGAGGCCCCAGGTGACGGCGGCCGCCGGCTGGCCAGGGGCCCGGAGCTGATGGCCATCGAGGGGCTGGAGAATGGGGACGGTCCGGCTGTGGCTGGCCCGCGCCTCCTCACCTTCCAGGGCAGCGAGCTGAGCTCAGAGCTACAGGCGGCCATGGCAGGGGGTGGCCCTGAGCcgctccccctgccccctgcccgctCCCCCAGCCAGGAGAGCATTGGGGCACGCTCACGGGGGTCCGGGCACTCGCAGGAAcagcctgcctcccagcccaGTGGCGGAGACCCCAGCACCCCACAGGAGAGGAATCTTCCAGAGGGCACAGAGCGGCCCCCTAAGCTTTGTTCCCCACTTCCTGGCCAAGGGGCCCCCCCTTATGTTTTTATGTACCCCCAGGGCTCgccctccagcccagccccagggccGCCTCCTGGCGCACCCCGGGCCTTCTCCTACTTGGCCGGCCCGCTGGCCACTCCTCCAGACCCGCCTCGGCCCAAGCGCCGGTCCCACAGCCTGAGCCGCCCCAGCCCGGCCGAGGGGGAAGCCGAGGGGGAGGCCGAAGGGCCAGTGGATAGTGCCTTGGGCAGTTACGCCACCCTCACTCGGCGACCAGGACGCAGCGCCCTCGCCCGGACCAGCCCCAGCCCGACCCCAACCCGAGGGGCGCCCCGCAGCCAGTCCTTCGCCCTGCGGGCCCGCCGCAaaggccccccgcccccgccccccaagcGCCTCAGCTCCGTCTCCGGCCCCACGctggagccgccgccgccgccagatGGAAGCCCGGCACCCAAGGAGGGGGCCCCGGGGCCCCGGAGGCGAACACTCAGCGAACCCACGGGCCCCTCGGAGCCCCCCGGCCTGCCCGCCCCAGCTGGCGCCACATCGGACACAGAGGAGGAGGACCCAGGGCACGAGGGGACACCCCCGTCTCGGGGCAGCTCAGGGGAGGGGCTCCCGTTCGCGGAGGAGGGGAACCTGACGATCAAACAGAGGCCCAAGCCAGCGGGCCCCCCACCCCGGGAGACGCCCGTGCCTGCTGGCCTCGACTTCAACCTCACAGAGTCAGACACTGTTAAGCGGAGGCCCAAATGCCGGGAGAGGGAGCCACTGCAGACAGCACTCCTGGCCTTCGGGGTGGCCAGCGCCACGCCTGGCCCCCCTACCCCCCTGTCCTCGCAGACCCCCGGCGAGTCCCCCTTGGCCTCTGCCAGCCCTCCCCGGCCTGACCCTAGCAGCCTCCCAAACCCCGGAGCTCCAGCCCCTCTCTCTCCCAGCCCCCCGACCCAGCCCCCCGTGGCTCCCTGCCCTGGGCCAGCTCTGGAAAACAGTCGGCGGCCCGGGGAGATGGAGCCCCCGGCTCCCCCTGCTGCCCTCCTCAAGGTGCCCGGAGCAG GAACAGCCCCCAAGCCTGTGTCTGTGGCCTGCACCCAGCTGGCATTTTCTGGCCCCAAGCTGGCTCCCCGGCTCGGCCCCCGCCCTGTGCCCCCTCCAAGGCCAGAGAACACTGGGGCCACAGGCCCAGGCCGGGCCCAGCAGAGACTGGAGCAGACCAGCTCATCCCTGGCAGCTGCGTTGCGGGCCGCGGAGAAGAGCATTGGTGCTGAGGAGCGAGAGGG CCCCCCGGGCACCTCCACCAAGCACATCCTGGATGACATCAGCACCATGTTCGACGCCCTGGCTAACCAGCTGGATGCCATGCTGGATTGA